Genomic window (Pirellulaceae bacterium):
GATCGAGATTGGCGCAAATTCTTAATCTGGAAGAGGGGCGATTCGAAACAAAGGAGTCTCAATGAGGGGCATGACGCGAATCCTTATTCTCGACCGCGATCCGACTGTGGCACAATTGACCGAGCCGAATCCTCCCAGGTTGGGAAGGGTCTTGCCGACAAAAAAGACATCTGAAATCCAATCACCGCCAAACGAATTTCTTCAGTAGGGAAGCTAACTTCGGAGGGTCGCCGTGAGCAAACAATCGGAACAAGAACGTTTGGCTATGGAAAATACGTTGGAATCGTTGCGACGGGAATTGATGCAAACCAAAGCGTCTCATGAAAAAGTCCGTCGATTGTTGGATCGACGAGAATGCGACTTTCTGCATCTTGTTCATGATCTTCGCAGTCCGAGCTGCGGCATTCAGGGGCTCTGTACCCTTTTACAGCAAACGACGTTGTCGGATTTGCAGCGGGAACAGATAGGGATTATCGAATCGACCGCGGGAGAAATGACGGCGTTGGTCGATCGGACCCTCGAGCTCGCTCGTCTCGAGGTTGAAGAAATCGAGTTGCAAGCTGTGCCTCTTGATTTGGAAGCCTTAATGCTGGAGACGCTTAAAATTTCGGCTCATCGAGCAGCACCAAAAAAATTGCAGTTGTTTCACTCGCGGACTGAAAATATATCTCGTTTCATTCAAGCCGATCCCGTGCGGCTCAAACAGGTGCTAGACAACCTGGTCAACAATGCAATCAAGTTCACGGATCAAGGATATGTTTCCATTTCTGCACAGATGACGTCGAGCAATTCCGAGCCCCGCTTGCAGATCTCTGTTGAGGATTCTGGGAGGGGGATGACCGAGGAGATGCAAGCGGTCATCTTCGATCGCTTTCAAACGACCGGGTCGAATCCAGAGGAGGGCACGGGTTTGGGGTTGTCGATCTGCGCCGAAATCGTGAGGCAGATGAAGGGTGAGATTCACGTCCAAAGTGTGCTAGGTCAAGGGACTTGTTTCCAGCTGATTCTACCAGTTCGCCAGATTGATGAGGACCAATCGGAGCATCGTCGCAAGTCATTGATCGGTTGCCGATTATTGCTCGTAAGTGATTATCCATTGAGTCGTACAACTTATCGACGAGTGCTCACAGCAGCCGGAGCCACGGTGACGATCTGCGATTCGAGCACGCTCGAGCGAATGATCGCTGCGAGAGCCGAGAGTCTGTCATACCATGCCTTGGTGGTTGATGCCGTGAACGTGGCGGCCGTCGCCGAAAAGTTTGATGATGCTGACAATTGGCGGTCTTGTCGTCGCGTGCTGTTGGTCGATGGCTTGCAGGCTCGAGAACTTGATAGTTGCTTTGCCTCATCCATCGTGGTTAGTAAGCCAGCAGACTACGATCGACTCATTGAAGCGATTTGCGAGGGGCACGGGGCGACTTCTTCGTTTATCTCGGAAACCGCCAAACCAATGCGAATTCTGCTTGTTGAAGATAGCGAGGTTAGCCAGATGTTTGCGGACGGCCTCCTTTCGATGCAAGGACACGACGTTAAGATTGTCAGCGATGGACGGAGTGCTGTGGAAGCCGTGAAAGCGACGGAGTTTGATTTGGTCTTGATGGATATCGAATTGCCCGAAATGGATGGTTATGACGCGGCACGCGAAATTCGTAGATGGGAGCAACCGTCCACTTCACGGTTGCCGATCGTCGCGATGACCGCTCATCGGGATTCACGCCGACACTCGGATCCATCGACGTCTGATATGGATGCGTGGTTGACGAAACCTGTCGACGCGGAGCAACTATCAGAACTCGTGATCCGGTTGCAAACCATCGCCCCTGCAACGCATCGGTCAAAGTTGTCAGACCAGGGGGACAGCTCATCGGCCCATTTAGAGGTTCATCCGCCACGGGACGCAACACCAGGTCCAAGTCGTCGCCCGGCCCCTCGTCCATTGCGACGGCGATGACCAAGCTGGTTGGGGGATCTGGCGATGATTCGATTGACGTAATCATTGCTGCGATCAAGTCGAGTGAGCTGATGACACCGATCGGACGCTGATCGTTGTCGACAACGATCAAGCGATGAATAGGCCCTCGATGCATAAGTCGTGCTGTATTGAAAATAGGGGCGTTAATGCCAACGGTCGGTACAAGAGGCGGCATGGGTTCTCACACGAATTTCCTTCGCGATTTAGCCAGGGTGGGCAACACTTGTTCGGCTGATCCATCGGTAGCAGTAGTTGCATTTGGCTGGCCTGATCGCCAGCGGCTCGGACCATCGCGACGATACTGACCTTCGTTGTTTGATTCAATTTGGGCCAGGCTTCGATGATCAGCTGTAGATTAAGTTCGATCGGGATATTTCGTGCGACAACTGCGCCGCTCGGATCACCATTTTTGCCGCAAGCTAGGCAGCACAGCTAATCTGCTTGAGCCAGTCCCGGTCGCAACATCTCCGCTCACGTTATTGGCGTCAGATACCAACCGCGATTGACGCTTCAGCGTTTCGTTGGATTCCATTCCAAAGCCATAATGCGCATCGATGTCACTACGGAGGCAACAGCTACACCGAACGAAGCTAATCGAACAATAGCGCGAGCCGAACCCACAAGCACTCAACCAGAACAGCGTCTACTCAGCCCGCCTAAGCTGCGCCAAAAATGGCTCCCGTCCCCGTTGTTTCCCCGGCCACGAAAAACGGGCCTTTACGGGTGCGGTGACCGCCAAGCCTGGTCTGTTTGAAGTCGCGGATGGAGGAACACTCTTCATCGATGAGATCGGTGAATTGGCCGGCTCATTACAAGCCAAGTTGTTGCGGGTTTTGGAAGACGGATCACTCAGGCGACTGGGATCCATTAAGGAACGTCGGGTTCATGTACGACTGATCGCTGCAACCAATCGAGAGATGGCGGTTGAGGTCAATGCTCATCGATTTCGAGAGGACCTGTTCTATCGGATAAACGTTCTCACGATCGACCTGCCTCCCTTACGGGAACGTGCCGGTAATGTGCGACTGCTGGTCGAAAGTTTCGTCGGTCCCGATTGGACCATTGAGCCTGAATTGATCAACCTCTTGGAGCAATACAGTTGGCCCGGAAATGTTCGGCAGTTGCACAATGCGATTGAACGCGGCAAAATTCTGGCACAGGATGATTGGATCCGAGTTGAAAATTTGCCGCCCGAAATTATTCGCGGTATCCAAAATCAACGGCCGGCGCCGGCCGGCGTGAAGTGCAATCTGGAAACGGTCAATAAAGCGCACATCGCAGAAACTTACCGTCGCCATCATGGCAATAAGGCGCGCACCGCACGTGCTCTTGGGATCGGGCGACGAACGCTCTATCGATTGCTCGAAAAGTATGCAATCGAAAACTAGCCGGCTCGAACACCGGCAGCTGATGATGCCGAGGGAATCTGCCTGAAATCAGGCCGAAATGTGGCCTCCGATCGGTCCGGCTGCTCACTTTTTTGAACCCTCTTGCGCTTCTTCGTGAGACGGAGTGCGAACTCGACATTTGGTATGCAAGTTACACTTGTCAGAGCCGGCAGAAGAAGCCAAAGCGGAAGACGCTAAACCTTAGCGGATGGCCCTAACGCGACGAATCGGCCGCATGTCCGCCAAATGACCGTTCTTGTTGAATCTGCCTGGTTTTCAGCTAGTCAACGGCGCATTTGACGCAATATTTCAGTAGGCGGCGGTCGGATTCGAATCGCCCCGTTGTTTGCCGTGGTTTTGCTGGAGGAGGAGACATGTTGAATGTCAGGTACTCGTTTCAAAACAAGAAGTCAGGTGCTAGGTTCAAACAGTTTCTTGAAGAACGATTGCAATTTAGCTTAGATCGGTTCGAATCCAAGATCGAAAGTATCGCTGTTCGAGTGAGCGACCGTGATCGCTCCGGAGCAGCCGCCTGTCGCATTCAGCTGAAACTGAGTCCGTCCGGAAAGGTACAGGTCA
Coding sequences:
- a CDS encoding HPF/RaiA family ribosome-associated protein, with protein sequence MLNVRYSFQNKKSGARFKQFLEERLQFSLDRFESKIESIAVRVSDRDRSGAAACRIQLKLSPSGKVQVNAEGENHYLAATEAIQRLRNSLTRDNELRRRGRKNRQRRSIKRDSGAFFNS
- a CDS encoding ATP-binding protein yields the protein MSKQSEQERLAMENTLESLRRELMQTKASHEKVRRLLDRRECDFLHLVHDLRSPSCGIQGLCTLLQQTTLSDLQREQIGIIESTAGEMTALVDRTLELARLEVEEIELQAVPLDLEALMLETLKISAHRAAPKKLQLFHSRTENISRFIQADPVRLKQVLDNLVNNAIKFTDQGYVSISAQMTSSNSEPRLQISVEDSGRGMTEEMQAVIFDRFQTTGSNPEEGTGLGLSICAEIVRQMKGEIHVQSVLGQGTCFQLILPVRQIDEDQSEHRRKSLIGCRLLLVSDYPLSRTTYRRVLTAAGATVTICDSSTLERMIAARAESLSYHALVVDAVNVAAVAEKFDDADNWRSCRRVLLVDGLQARELDSCFASSIVVSKPADYDRLIEAICEGHGATSSFISETAKPMRILLVEDSEVSQMFADGLLSMQGHDVKIVSDGRSAVEAVKATEFDLVLMDIELPEMDGYDAAREIRRWEQPSTSRLPIVAMTAHRDSRRHSDPSTSDMDAWLTKPVDAEQLSELVIRLQTIAPATHRSKLSDQGDSSSAHLEVHPPRDATPGPSRRPAPRPLRRR
- a CDS encoding sigma 54-interacting transcriptional regulator; the protein is MTAKPGLFEVADGGTLFIDEIGELAGSLQAKLLRVLEDGSLRRLGSIKERRVHVRLIAATNREMAVEVNAHRFREDLFYRINVLTIDLPPLRERAGNVRLLVESFVGPDWTIEPELINLLEQYSWPGNVRQLHNAIERGKILAQDDWIRVENLPPEIIRGIQNQRPAPAGVKCNLETVNKAHIAETYRRHHGNKARTARALGIGRRTLYRLLEKYAIEN